One Euwallacea fornicatus isolate EFF26 unplaced genomic scaffold, ASM4011564v1 scaffold_39, whole genome shotgun sequence genomic region harbors:
- the LOC136349713 gene encoding uncharacterized protein, giving the protein MLVNASPKATPLHIFQNSSALCSSEETILRGNQTIKCAWDVVLECRNIPSLPLAVDKIEGTVTFRSERWPYSGHGIICSGRRSGHNGIPSRESHPEAGRGWNLSLLFLLVYTVTTLTIIADSSTPQTPDKEKFVLILGHCNSLTGCPNSEIFGRSHVYLAKQEGTPAYRSTFGPSSRIFPATSRKPPTRSEHQLKGQSFHIYTRYPKQSTNSLSPLNEQFAPELVLKKLKNSKAQIKGELTRFTSFLNKTDLDQCIELLQARYDSAKSILDKFKSIQTEYEELLITDFPSNYDEGELGEERDNFETRYFEAVAIAQGVLEKHFHNQRQTNVNANRNTESPSTSASLQAIAGSSDSVVSPKSCIKLPSLTLPEFSGCYADWQRFRDMFMAVIHDNHALSDAQRFYYLEASLRGEPKTLLASLAPTNANYAIAWDLLERRYQNTKFIINSHLKEIMEFPALAKESHIALRNFSNHFFKNFRALESLGERVREWNTMWIYILVSKLDISTRREWERYSQGINSPKIDQFNEFLMQRCQVLEAVDSRVWSNPKKSNESRSFATTSTTYRPACPFCKGEHFIYSCEEFKRLSISNRFEKVKRMNLCTNCLRHGHKLSECRSSGCKMCRQRHATLLHKPQQPSRAGNVDVNRDNENSSRHDNSNPHEGTSEQNTSHPILTNTCQNARNCLMLLSTAVVDAYGKHKTRIPCRVLLDSASQSNFVSTAMVKQLQLTPSKVDIPVLGINQIQTRISHATDISVASRTTAFKTKLSFLVVPKITEVAPQSYFDKLKLNIPDELVLADPEFNVPSEIDMLLGCEVFLDLLCIGQLKLGRTLPTLQKTLLGWIIAGRVPHQQGRLGKTQSMMSNCFLAQNPLERGLEKFWLVEEANSHSLSHMTEEERECEEHFIKTTVRDESGRFVVKLPLKQKFTDLGDSKQTALNRLYAIERRLAKTHELGTAYRAFMQEYKDLGHMTEVPREPTSSKFPIYYIPHHCVQKLESMTTKLRVVFDAACKTTKGSSLNDVLKVGPTIQKDLFSILLRFRKHNFVLIGDITKMYRQILVDEHERDLQRIVWRDTPNEEVRHYQLNTVTYGTASASYLATRCLIKISQDVAEQWPRESETIASDFYVDDLLTGSSDLDSLKRLGENIRRILAKYGFELRQFRSNAHQLLDEIAKDGHEKKYLISDDSSSKTLGISWVPSLDTFEYDSKKFAETHGKVTKRTILSWVSKIFDPLGIVGFLTVRVKLLIQRLWQLKIDWDEGIPSQLHAEWVKLKNEIARVGLLQVPRHVLVNKPKTIEIHGFSDASERAYGCCIYLRSIDENGQIASHLLCAKSRVSPLKVLSLPRLELLGAALLADLVKRSADILALPITKTFLWTDSTIVLCWIANEPKRWKTFTANRVAAIQSLTDIDDWHHVKSEENPADIISRGTSIREPANRQLWFHGPSFLVKPEGWPKDSAILRFAAPTKDTPGLKEAPEVSLVAQCPDDEIFDRFSCLHKLLRVVAYCVRFGSNAKLPKGEREAGPLSPGEVQQAEWRLIRIVQARSFPAESRDLSTGRRVSTRSKLKSLSPFLAQDGMIRLGGRLSNSNYTYNVKHPIVLPAKHPLTQLIIAREHRRTLHAGAQCTLAHVRQRYWPLNGKQTVRAHIRKCMTCFKSNPSNTLTPRMGELPISRVTPSRPFSSVAVDYAGPFELKDGKTRSRKTIKGYICIFVCLAIKAVHIEVVTDLTSDGFLSMLKRFVSRRGLCSFIYSDNATNFVGCNNELRAIQNIVRSSPLQNFLTNSNIKWQFMPARSPHWGGLHEAAVKSCKHHLKRVLNGSRFHYEEFYTITTQIEAILNSRPLIPMSSDPNDLKAFTPAHFLIGQELTAIPERDRTDDKVNFNKRYQHLQIIGQHFWSRWRKEYLHQLQTRNKWQIQPNHDVQVGALVLLKEDHAPSLCWPLGRITAVHPGPDNIVRVVSVRTKGGVFKRSVARVALLPVA; this is encoded by the exons ATGTTAGTTAATGCAAGTCCCAAAGCTacgcccctgcacatctt tcaaaattccTCGGCTTTGTGTTCTTCCGAAGAAACTATATTGCGAGGCAATCAAACTATAAAATGTGCATGGGATGTAGTCCTTGAGTGTCGAAATATCCCATCGTTACCCTTAGCGGTAGACAAAATTGAGGGTACCGTCACGTTCCGTTCGGAACGATGGCCATATTCCGGTCACGGGATAATCTGTTCTGGTCGTCGTTCTGGGCATAATGGGATTCCTTCAAGGGAAAGTCATCCCGA GGCTGGGAGAGGGTGGAATCTCTCTCTTTTATTTCTGCTCGTCTACACAGTTACAACTCTGACCATTATCGCTGACAGTTCAACACCTCAAACACccgacaaagaaaaattcgtaCTAATACTCGGCCAC tgcaaTAGTTTGACGGGTTGTCCTAATTCCGAGATTTTCGGGAGATCCCACGTGTACCTCGCTAAGCAG gaaggaacccctgcCTATCGTTCAACatttggtccttcgagccggatCTTCCCAGCAACGTCGAGGAAACCACCAACGAGGAGTGAACATCAGCTTAAAGGTCAGTCTTTCCATATTTACACCCGCTACCCCAAACAATCCACTAATTCCCTCTCACCATTGA ATGAACAGTTTGCCCCAGAACtcgttttaaagaaattaaaaaatagcaaaGCCCAAATCAAGGGTGAGCTAACGCGCTtcacaagttttttaaataaaaccgatTTGGATCAATGCATCGAATTACTGCAAGCTAGATATGATAGCGCAAAATCCATATTAGACAAGTTCAAATCGATCCAAACTGAATACGAAGAGTTACTAATTACTGATTTTCCCAGTAACTACGACGAAGGGGAACTGGGAGAAGAACGcgataattttgaaactcgttaTTTCGAGGCAGTAGCTATAGCGCAAGGTGTGCTAGAAAAGCACTTTCATAATCAACGGCAAACCAATGTAAACGCAAATCGGAACACTGAATCACCATCGACCAGCGCCTCGCTACAGGCCATCGCTGGTTCAAGTGACTCAGTCGTTTCACCCAAGTCATGCATTAAGCTTCCATCTTTAACCCTACCTGAATTTAGCGGGTGCTACGCGGATTGGCAACGATTTCGTGACATGTTTATGGCAGTGATTCACGATAACCATGCATTATCGGATGCTCAACGCTTCTACTACCTAGAAGCATCTCTGCGAGGCGAACCAAAAACGTTATTAGCATCACTAGCTCCTACCAACGCAAATTATGCTATTGCTTGGGACCTCCTTGAGAGACGATACCAgaatacgaaatttatcaTTAACTCACATTTAAAGGAAATCATGGAGTTCCCTGCGTTAGCCAAGGAATCGCATATCGCGTTGAGAAACTTCTCAAACCATTTCTTCAAGAACTTTCGCGCATTAGAATCCTTAGGCGAAAGGGTCCGTGAGTGGAACACCATGTGGATTTATATTCTGGTGTCCAAGTTAGATATTAGTACAAGACGCGAGTGGGAGAGATACTCCCAAGGcataaattcgccaaaaatcGACCAATTTAACGAATTTCTAATGCAGAGATGCCAGGTATTGGAAGCAGTTGACTCAAGGGTGTGGTCAAACcctaaaaaatctaatgaatCAAGATCCTTTGCCACCACTAGCACCACGTACCGACCAGCGTGTCCGTTCTGTAAGGGTGAACACTTCATATATTCATGTGAGGAGTTCAAAAGGTTATCAATTTCGAATCGGTTTGAAAAGGTAAAAAGGATGAATTTATGCACGAATTGCTTACGGCACGGACACAAACTGTCGGAATGTCGGTCATCGGGATGCAAAATGTGTCGGCAAAGACATGCGACCCTGCTTCATAAGCCACAACAACCTTCGCGAGCTGGTAACGTAGACGTCAATCGGGACAACGAAAACAGTTCTCGCCATGACAATTCAAACCCTCACGAAGGCACCAGTGAACAAAACACATCACATCCGATATTGACAAATACCTGTCAAAATGCCAGAAATTGTCTCATGCTACTATCGACGGCTGTGGTAGATGCTTACGGCAAGCACAAAACCCGAATTCCGTGCAGAGTACTGCTGGACTCGGCCAGTCAATCTAACTTCGTAAGCACAGCCATGGTTAAACAATTACAACTAACACCGTCAAAGGTCGACATTCCCGTCTTAGGCATAAACCAAATACAGACGAGAATATCGCATGCCACGGACATATCAGTTGCATCTCGAACCACAgccttcaaaacaaaattgagtTTTCTCGTCGTGCCGAAAATAACAGAAGTAGCTCCGCAAAGCTACTtcgataaattaaaactaaatattccCGATGAGTTGGTTCTGGCGGACCCTGAGTTTAATGTACCCTCTGAGATAGACATGCTTTTGGGTTGCGAAGTATTTCTGGACCTCCTCTGCATAGGACAGTTGAAACTAGGCAGGACTCTTCCCACGCTGCAAAAGACATTACTGGGCTGGATAATAGCCGGCAGAGTCCCACATCAACAAGGCAGACTCGGTAAAACACAGTCAATGATGTCTAACTGTTTTCTTGCGCAGAACCCGTTGGAAAGgggtttggaaaaattttggcTTGTTGAGGAGGCCAACTCGCATTCCTTAAGTCACATGACCGAGGAAGAGCGTGAATGCGAAGAGCACTTCATTAAGACCACAGTTCGCGACGAAAGTGGCAGGTTCGTGGTGAAGCTTCCATTGAAACAGAAATTCACGGACTTGGGCGATTCGAAGCAAACAGCGCTCAATCGTTTGTATGCAATCGAAAGACGACTGGCAAAAACCCATGAACTAGGAACTGCCTACCGAGCATTCATGCAGGAATACAAGGACCTCGGACACATGACGGAGGTACCGCGTGAACCAACATCATCGAAATTCCCTATATACTATATACCGCACCATTGCGTTCAAAAACTGGAAAGCATGACTACCAAGCTAAGAGTAGTTTTTGACGCTGCATGCAAAACCACAAAAGGTTCATCACTGAACGACGTCCTGAAGGTCGGGCCCACGATACAAAAGGACCTATTCTCAATATTATTGAGATTCAGGAAACACAACTTCGTGTTGATCGGTGACATAACCAAGATGTATCGGCAAATCTTGGTAGACGAGCACGAGAGGGATCTTCAGCGCATAGTATGGCGAGACACACCCAATGAAGAAGTCAGACACTATCAGCTCAACACGGTAACGTACGGTACAGCTTCAGCCTCGTATCTCGCGACGcgttgtttaattaaaatatcacaaGATGTAGCTGAACAATGGCCGCGCGAATCTGAAACAATAGCGTCTGACTTCTATGTTGATGACTTGTTAACTGGATCTTCAGACCTCGATTCCCTGAAACGATTGGGAGAAAACATCCGCCGAATCCTCGCAAAATACGGATTCGAATTGAGACAGTTCAGATCAAACGCACACCAATTGCTGGATGAAATCGCCAAGGATGGTCAcgagaaaaaatatcttataagCGATGACTCCAGCAGCAAGACCTTGGGGATTTCGTGGGTTCCCAGTCTTGACACGTTTGAATACGATTCGAAAAAATTCGCGGAGACTCACGGCAAGGTAACAAAACGAACAATATTGTCGTGGGTCTCGAAAATATTTGACCCCTTGGGAATCGTGGGTTTCTTAACAGTACGCGTGAAACTGTTAATTCAACGTCTCTGGCAGCTGAAAATCGATTGGGATGAGGGAATTCCAAGCCAGCTGCACGCGGAATgggtaaaactaaaaaacgaaATAGCAAGGGTAGGCCTATTGCAAGTACCGCGTCACGTGCTTGTTAATAAGCCCAAGACCATAGAAATACACGGATTTTCCGACGCCAGCGAAAGGGCTTACGGGTGTTGCATATACCTGCGCTCGATAGATGAAAATGGACAAATTGCGAGCCATTTACTGTGTGCGAAGTCCCGCGTCAGTCCTTTAAAAGTCCTCTCGTTACCGCGATTAGAGCTCCTCGGAGCCGCGCTGTTAGCAGACCTGGTAAAGAGGTCTGCTGATATTCTGGCGCTACCCAtaacaaaaacgtttttatggaCCGATTCCACGATCGTTCTTTGTTGGATCGCGAACGAACCTAAAAGGTGGAAGACTTTCACCGCCAATAGGGTGGCGGCGATTCAATCACTGACCGATATTGATGACTGGCACCACGTAAAATCTGAGGAGAATCCCGCGGACATCATATCGCGTGGTACCAGCATAAGGGAACCAGCGAATCGTCAACTATGGTTTCACGGTCCCAGTTTTCTCGTAAAACCCGAAGGGTGGCCTAAAGATTCGGCCATTTTAAGGTTCGCGGCTCCAACTAAGGACACGCCCGGGCTTAAGGAAGCCCCGGAGGTGTCTCTAGTAGCGCAATGCCCCGATGACGAGATATTTGACAGATTTTCGTGCCTTCATAAATTATTACGCGTCGTGGCATACTGCGTAAGGTTTGGGAGCAACGCAAAGTTACCCAAGGGGGAAAGAGAAGCTGGGCCCCTGAGCCCCGGCGAAGTGCAACAGGCGGAATGGCGACTTATAAGAATAGTTCAAGCAAGATCGTTTCCTGCAGAAAGTCGCGACCTAAGCACTGGGAGGCGCGTTTCTACCAGAAGTAAATTAAAGTCACTCTCTCCGTTCCTTGCTCAAGACGGCATGATTAGGTTAGGCGGTAGACTATCGAACTCGAACTACACTTATAACGTAAAGCATCCCATCGTACTGCCCGCCAAGCATCCGCTAACCCAACTCATCATCGCGCGCGAACATAGACGCACCTTGCACGCAGGGGCCCAGTGCACCTTAGCTCACGTCAGGCAAAGGTACTGGCCTCTGAATGGCAAACAAACAGTGAGGGCACACATCCGAAAATGCATGACATGTTTCAAGTCCAATCCGAGTAACACCCTCACTCCACGGATGGGTGAGCTGCCCATTTCCCGCGTCACGCCGTCGCGGCCGTTCTCGTCCGTGGCAGTCGACTATGCCGGGCCATTCGAATTAAAAGATGGTAAAACCCGGTCTCGAAAAACGATCAAGGGGTACATTTGCATCTTCGTGTGTCTCGCGATCAAGGCAGTGCACATAGAAGTTGTCACGGACCTGACCAGCGACGGATTCTTGAGTATGCTAAAAAGATTTGTTTCAAGACGAGGCCTATGTTCATTCATATACAGCGACAACGCAACGAATTTTGTAGGTTGCAACAACGAGCTCAGAGCAATTCAAAACATTGTGAGGTCTAGTCCATTGcagaactttttaacaaactcaaacataaaatggCAATTTATGCCCGCTAGATCTCCACATTGGGGCGGGCTTCATGAAGCGGCGGTGAAGTCTTGTAAACATCATTTAAAGCGGGTTTTGAATGGCTCTCGGTTCCATTACGAGGaattttatacaataacaACGCAAATCGAGGCGATTTTGAACTCCAGACCTTTGATCCCTATGAGTTCCGATCCCAACGACCTAAAGGCATTCACCCCGGCCCATTTCCTAATTGGGCAAGAGCTCACGGCCATACCCGAAAGAGATCGCACCGATGATAAGGTCAACTTCAACAAGCGCTACCAGCACCTCCAGATCATCGGACAACACTTCTGGTCCAGATGGCGGAAAGAATACCTTCACCAACTGCAGACACGAAACAAATGGCAGATTCAACCCAATCACGACGTGCAGGTTGGCGCTTTAGTGCTCCTGAAGGAAGATCACGCACCATCGCTATGCTGGCCGCTGGGACGAATCACGGCCGTTCATCCCGGACCAGACAATATAGTGCGAGTAGTTAGTGTAAGAACCAAGGGTGGCGTTTTCAAAAGATCAGTCGCGCGGGTGGCTTTGTTGCCAGTGGCTTAA